The stretch of DNA tttgttttacccTGTGAACATTGTAGCTATACTGATATTACTGATAGGTGAGGAGTTTCAAGAACCTCCCATTTGACTATTGCACAGATTTCACCACTCTGTTTGGCAGATGATAGAGCATATCTATAACACTTCGGCTGTTGCTGTGCCTGCAAGCATGGTTAATGATGCTTCCCTTTGCTTTATATCAGCCAATTTACTCTGATAGCATCTTAGAGTCATCTAGGATTAAATGTTGACTGCAAAAATGGTTAAAGGTTACAGTGAATGTTTTGTGCTCTTAGTTTTTGGGGGTTGTGACTATGATAATTTACAGGCATGCCTTGAATTATGTCTTGTTGCTTTTCGTTATTTGATCATATTGTATTAGGTGTAAAACTAGAAAAGCCATTCTCTTCTCAAACAAGATTTTAGAGCTGTTTAAACCGTGTTAAGTATTTTTAGATGCATGCTTTCTGAATGCCGAAATTATGAACAAACACAGTAGCACAGCTTCGTCACACACAGATTCCATTCTGGGGATCTCATAGTTGAGCTAAAAATATCAGCTGCATCGCTGAGAACAGGACCTATTATGTGATTGTTGCACAGTTTCgtagtgaaataaaatgtccttTTTTGTGACACTTTGACCCCTAAGCCCCTGCACATGACACATTTTAGTAGATACCATCTAGAAACATAATAGTATAGTTAATCTAATCTTTCgctttaaataatataatttaaggttttgttttggtttttttttcccattatgtATTAGGGTTATATGTTCATCAGTGCTAGAATAGCCGATCAGTAGAGATACTAGTTTAAAGTTTTTGGTAAGAGATGTTAAAACACAGTGACCAAAACTGTTTGCAAGATACTAAAACAACCAGTTGGTAGGGTTTTTCTTTATCAACCACCTTTTTCATGTTGAGCCCTGATTTTGTTCTTGATCTATTCTGTTTATACAGTAAATGCCACTATGCTTTCCATTATTCATCTTTTGAACTTCAGTCTGTTCATGAccattatatattattttattatgctACTGTACTATATTTCATTGATAAATGCCTacaattatttgttttcatttttaacctgGCAATGTGCCTTCTCCGCTCTCTCCTGTATTCCATTGTTCTTTCTAAATTGAGCCTGATTTACAGCCTCAAAAATGAAtccttaatttaaaaaaaaaaaaaaaaaaaaaaaaaaaaaggtatttgtgtttgcattgaGCCTAGTGCAGCATAACACCAGGATGACGAACAAAACATGGCAATAGTGATTCAGCATTGCATGATAACTGTGCAGACGGCGGTGGCATTTCCTCTAATATTGTCTCTTGTTTGCACCAGCTCCGCCACCTCCGTGGCGCTTCCATTTACATCATGTGAAGATTCCTTCACAGATGCATTACCTGGTGTTTTGTTATGTTATGTCCTATCGTATTACTTGCAGATGCCTTGTCTTTTCATATAACTTTTTTTATAAAGTCCTGTTTGATACGTGTGAATGTGTATATGTTTAATAACATTTAGCCCCACCCCTCACTCCTCTGGCTGTATCAAAAGATAagcaactaaataaataaaatgctgagtACCAAAgtatttaattagtttttatttttccatatttaagTGACAAAATTATGAACATAACTAATTATGAACTCCAATAGTACCTGGTGGGGggaatatacatatatattatttatttatttagttttttatcttttcagttTCTTGTTTGTCACCTTATTCTCTCTCGGGTTAGCTAATGTACCGTGACGTTCGTGAAACGTGTTAATGATGTGCTACACTGTTGGATGACTTCCTGCGCACCATACTGCTCTATCAGTTGTTGTCAGCCATGAGTTGCACAGATAATGACAACTTCGAACACATGTGCGAATACTTCTGTGCGTACTTTCCAGGAAGAAGTGCTTGCCCTCTTTCAATGCAAAATGCATAAGCCAAAACACTGTGTTGACCCGTACCCATCTCAGCTTTATGTCCTCGGGCCTTTGGTCCTGCAGATGAGTGTAAATACAAGTTGAAGACTTGATGTTGAGTTTCCCTCGATTTTTGCAAACCACATAAGTCCTTGCTTGATTATCGGTGCACTGGAGGGAGAGTAAGACgtagcttttcttttctttttatcagcGTCAGTGAGAAGTGAGTGATGAAAAGAGATAGAGAGCTGAgatgagctgcaggaggaggtgcaCATGAGAAacatcaaacataaaaaaagcagAGGATGTAAGACACtggagaaacacaaagcaaGACATCCATATAAGAATGAGTGCAACTCCAACAGAGCTTGAGGTAAGAgcttcaccaaaacaaaaagcttgcCATGTTGTGAAGCTGTGTTTACCCGGTTCACATGGCAGCGAGGTTTTAGTGAAATTTTGTTACTGGAAACTGGGACACAGAGTCATCCATGTTGCTGGGAAATTATATAATTCGAGTTCTGTGGTTTTCAAATTATTGAGTGAGGTCAGCAGAAAATAACATTGGATGCAAAAGGCAAACTAATATTGTTTAACTGTATTTTCTAGTAGCTCTGGCTAATATGAAAGTTATTTGACTCGACTGCAACATAATACTTGAAGGATAAAGTTGTTAGTGGGGATAAGCATTAAATCCAGGAATATCCACTAAATTCTGAGTTTCTTGTCAAATGGCAGCTCATGACAGCATTTGTTGGTATTGTGTGTCTGAGCAGCGAGGACTCCAGCAAGCCAGAAGGGTCAAAGCGTTGAGTATGATGAGAACGGAAATTCCTACGTGgttcttgttaaaaaaaaaaaacaaaacaaaaacatgggcCTTTCCACTGTGTGCGGAGCAGCAGATGAAAATTTGATGTTAAGGTTACTGGATTGTATTTTTGTagttattttctgtttgaacCTCCAGCGTCAGCTATCGATCCAGCCATCATCACAGCAAGATCTTCAGAGGGGTCCTCAATCTGAGACCCATCACCAGACGCTCCAGCCTGAAGCACAGCTGTCAGAGTCcaacactgagcagcagcagcagcagcaagccaAGCTGCTGTGTATCAGACTTCAaaagctgctcctcctcttcggGGGCTTCTCCTTATGTGTTGCCCTTCTGGGACTAATTTACTATAAATTCCCCAATCAGAGTAGGAGCAGTAACCAGACAGGAGCTGGTGAGCCTGAAACACAACTTTACGGAAAACTGACACAAAACGATTCAGAGCTTGTAACTTTGTCTAACTTTTCTCTCGCTCTTCTTTAGAGGCCCCTTGTCTTTCCTCGGCCTGCCAGTTGGCCTCGGCCCGTCTGTCCATGTCTGTCGATCCCTTTCAGGAGCCCTGTGACTACTTCCTGTTCGCATGTGAATCTGACAGACTCTCcccaggcagagaggggagtCAAAGAGGTCATCCACAGAACCACAGTGGGAATTCTGAGAGGAGCGGGCAAAgtaaagagaggaaaaacagaggaaagctACCAGACAGGAAGACTGCGCTGCTGCAGTATCTCAGAGATATTCTAGGTAGGAGTCTGGACCGTCTCACTTTGTCTAACTACTGTGTAAACAAGCCTTTGACATCACTGTATCTTTATTTTGTGCGTTTTGTGTATCTCTGTCAGAATCCAACTACACAAGTCGTAGTTCAGCAGTGCAGAAGGCGAAGCAATTCTACGCTTCCTGTTTGGACACAGGAGCCATAGCATCCGCTGGAGTAGAGCCCTTCATCAGTCTCATCAACAATCAAGTATGACACCTAGTTACCTTTAAATGTATGATTCCCCAAAGTAGTTGGGAATGTTTCCTTATTATCTCATTGTTTCTAATaaatttccacacacacacaactgatcGATCGTCAGCGCTCAGACTTGGACATGTTAGTGATTACTAATATTACCAGATGACGAGAGCACGCCAGCCATGGGAGCTTATGACACACACCCCACCCTAAATCCTCCCAGTTCATGTGGTGGTGgttcctccttttctcctcagagctGAAATAAGCCAATCTGCTGACTCTCTGATCTGATGAAAATGATTCATTAACTGTTTCCATAATTGAAAATAATACTGAATACTTGCTATTTCTCAAACATTTTCCTTGTCCTGCACAACTGCTTACTGGAaatctgtcttctgtctgtagTCCGTACAAAACAGATGCATTGTTGGTCAGAGacacatttataaagagttttgtCTGTGTCAGTATTTGTGGAACAGAATATCTCTTTCTCCCGCTGTGCAGCTGGGAGGTTGGGCTGCTTTGGGCCAGTGGAATCAGACGGATTTCAACTACACTTTGAGCCTGCTGATGAGGGACTACGCCACCTTTCCCTTCTTCAACCTCTATGTGGGTAAAGACCCAAAGGAAGCTGCCCGTGGGACGACTAAAAGATACATACAGGCTGGTATCCACGAGGATAAAACCAAGCACGCTGGTGAGGGAGCACTGTCGTAGCAAAGTAGGCTTGACTCAAGTCTGCTCTGTGTCTACAGATTGATCAGCCAGATCTATTGATCCCATTTGAATGGAACAGCAAGGCACAGAAGTCTCAGGCTAGAACTCAGGTTGATGACTGTTATACCTTTGAATATATTATTGATTCATCCCACGGACTGGCTCCTAAAATATTCCCCTCTCTCTATTCTTCAGACACTACGTCCCTTCTTGGAAACATGTAAGAGGTACTTGGCGCTGTTGGGGGCCCCGCCTAGCACCAGCATGCTCCATGTGgccatgtttgtgtctctgtcctctgagcTCGCTGTGGCTGCTGCCCCTCTGCAACATCGGATGTCGAAGGGACAGCTGTATCAGCGTATGACCATCAGAGAGCTGCAGgtgctggaggaagagaaggcTGATTGGCTGCACCGGCTCGCTGTGTCTGAATGCCCTGGAAAAACATAACAGCAGATTCTCCATGTGTAAATGCTCCTACAGGTCCAGGCCCCTGCCATTGATTGGCTGTTCTGTCTGCAGGCTGCTTTCCATCCACTGGCCCTCCTCGAAGACGATCTTGTCTTCGTGCACAACTTACCCTACATAGTGCAAATGTCCCCCATCATTGAGAAATGGCTGAACAAGCATGAGCTGAACAGCAGGTACTGTAAGTGAGGCATACAACCAAACATGCAAAGGTCCTTTTCCCGTCTATAACAAATCTTTTTTAACACTGTGCTGCCTCACTTGATCCTGCTCAGTGGCCCCCTTCAAACCTTTATGGTCCTGAATCTGCTGTACACCCTGATGCAGGCCCTGGACTCCAGATTTTCTGAAACAGCAAATAATTTATCTGCAGCGCTTGGTAACACAGACAGGGTGAGTCgacttattcattcattcattcatcttctcctgctGATCCATTTCCGGGTgatgggggttgctggagccagtcccagaCAAGCCCACGTTGGGCGAGGGCGGGacatacaccctggacaagtccACTCAATGGACCAGAAAAGTTTACCGACAAGAAAAAGAACTGGCCAATGAACTGAGCCGTGTCTACTTTGTGGGATTCTTCACCAGGTAGCTCCTCGCTGGAGATACTGTGTACTGGAGACTGAGAAAGGATTTGACTCAGTTCTTACACACCTACTCAGTCAGAGAATGGCACACCAAGAGGTGAGGATGGACTGTGGATTTGAGAGATCATAATTTATCGTGATTATAGTTATGAGGTTTGTGTTCAGCGTCCTGAAGATGATTTTCATTCTTCAACAGGCAGATGAGATGATTCAAAATATCTTTTCCTCCTTCAAGTCCAAATTACATGAGCTCAAATGGACAGATGAGAAGTCTCTTCATTCTGTTATGGAAAAGGCATTGTATAAATTGATATTACGCTTTAATACATATAAGTTTTAGCTTTATTCTGGTATCATTTGTATTACTTCTGTCACCGTCCAGGTTCAGTCTTTAAAACCAAGACTCTGGACTACAAATGAGATATCTGGTGAAGCTGAACTTGACCTGCTTTTTTCTAAGGTACGTTATTCACCGCCTGTGGCTCCAATGGAAAAAGTGTATGAACATGTTCCTTCTTAGTTATTCCTTTTTCCTGCTGAACTTAAATATGTATATCtataaagcaaatgaaaaaaaaaaaacatttgatacaGATTTTTAGAACTTCCATTTAGAcctgcctttttatttattattgcatCAGTGGTAGGTGAGACCCAGCAGTCAAAAATGTTCTCTTGTAACTTCTGAACAAACATCACTGGCTCTACAACCTGTGTATTACAGGTGTCACTGAGCTCACACAGCTTTTTCTCCAACTACGTCcagctgctgtctctgtggCAAAAGAGGCGGAGAAAAGTCCTGACTGAGCAGAATGAGGCGGCTGACATGTGAGGATCAGCTCTgtacttaaaaataataacgTGAGCGTTTTTAgagtgtatttaattttttcttatttcttccaGATTCTCAGCCGCACCACTCGTCACAGGTAATGAGCTTGTCTTTCCACTGGGAATGTTTGTGCCACCGCTCTTCCATCCAACCTAccccaggtaaaaaaaaaaaaaaaaaagatttttaaagcACTTATACCTTGGTGGTGTTGGTGAAGGCTACTGTGACAGCTTGAAACATAATTTCTTTATCTACGGTCTATTCACACGTTAGTAAAGCCTGGGCTGGTTGGCGGAGGTTTGCATGTCCCCCTCCTGTGCCTGCGTGGCATTTCTTGCCTCCTTGTGTAGTCCAAAAACATACAAGTTTAGGTGCAgtggtaactctaaattgtcgcGTGTTTGGGATCAGTTCTATGTTCCATATGTTGGCCCTCATACAGACTGGGGACCAAACCCCTTACCCACCGTTACCTTGGCTGGGTGGATGGAGCTGAGACAAAAAGCTGTATAACAACTACGAGGCAGCA from Echeneis naucrates chromosome 6, fEcheNa1.1, whole genome shotgun sequence encodes:
- the kel gene encoding kell blood group glycoprotein isoform X2; translated protein: MSATPTELELSIQPSSQQDLQRGPQSETHHQTLQPEAQLSESNTEQQQQQQAKLLCIRLQKLLLLFGGFSLCVALLGLIYYKFPNQSRSSNQTGAEAPCLSSACQLASARLSMSVDPFQEPCDYFLFACESDRLSPGREGSQRGHPQNHSGNSERSGQSKERKNRGKLPDRKTALLQYLRDILESNYTSRSSAVQKAKQFYASCLDTGAIASAGVEPFISLINNQLGGWAALGQWNQTDFNYTLSLLMRDYATFPFFNLYVGKDPKEAARGTTKRYIQIDQPDLLIPFEWNSKAQKSQARTQTLRPFLETCKRYLALLGAPPSTSMLHVAMFVSLSSELAVAAAPLQHRMSKGQLYQRMTIRELQVQAPAIDWLFCLQAAFHPLALLEDDLVFVHNLPYIVQMSPIIEKWLNKHELNSSGPLQTFMVLNLLYTLMQALDSRFSETANNLSAALGNTDRVAPRWRYCVLETEKGFDSVLTHLLSQRMAHQEADEMIQNIFSSFKSKLHELKWTDEKSLHSVMEKVQSLKPRLWTTNEISGEAELDLLFSKVSLSSHSFFSNYVQLLSLWQKRRRKVLTEQNEAADIFSAAPLVTGNELVFPLGMFVPPLFHPTYPRAMNYGATGFLLAKDILHLLLPDIYSQSETVHAVGECVWARYLTVAERRRRGGAFPLSAAQKQEVWVQYSALQIALQAYYLSLKSHPGDTSVSGLSLTHLFLRSFSQVNCDFDPYDEVMPLESSFLITVICAKSHLCPSSLQCPSKTTQHSLLTC
- the kel gene encoding kell blood group glycoprotein isoform X1, whose protein sequence is MSATPTELERQLSIQPSSQQDLQRGPQSETHHQTLQPEAQLSESNTEQQQQQQAKLLCIRLQKLLLLFGGFSLCVALLGLIYYKFPNQSRSSNQTGAEAPCLSSACQLASARLSMSVDPFQEPCDYFLFACESDRLSPGREGSQRGHPQNHSGNSERSGQSKERKNRGKLPDRKTALLQYLRDILESNYTSRSSAVQKAKQFYASCLDTGAIASAGVEPFISLINNQLGGWAALGQWNQTDFNYTLSLLMRDYATFPFFNLYVGKDPKEAARGTTKRYIQIDQPDLLIPFEWNSKAQKSQARTQTLRPFLETCKRYLALLGAPPSTSMLHVAMFVSLSSELAVAAAPLQHRMSKGQLYQRMTIRELQVQAPAIDWLFCLQAAFHPLALLEDDLVFVHNLPYIVQMSPIIEKWLNKHELNSSGPLQTFMVLNLLYTLMQALDSRFSETANNLSAALGNTDRVAPRWRYCVLETEKGFDSVLTHLLSQRMAHQEADEMIQNIFSSFKSKLHELKWTDEKSLHSVMEKVQSLKPRLWTTNEISGEAELDLLFSKVSLSSHSFFSNYVQLLSLWQKRRRKVLTEQNEAADIFSAAPLVTGNELVFPLGMFVPPLFHPTYPRAMNYGATGFLLAKDILHLLLPDIYSQSETVHAVGECVWARYLTVAERRRRGGAFPLSAAQKQEVWVQYSALQIALQAYYLSLKSHPGDTSVSGLSLTHLFLRSFSQVNCDFDPYDEVMPLESSFLITVICAKSHLCPSSLQCPSKTTQHSLLTC